The genomic DNA CCTCTTGAAGGGCGACGGGTTAATCTCGTGGAACTGCTGCCCAATGGCGGGCAACGGGCCTACCCGTCCGCCGCGTGGGCGAGTCCGCCCAACGAGCGCAAAGCCGAGGGCCTCACCACCGTGATCGGTGTGGAGGTCGATGCCGATGGCGTCTTGTGGGTGTTGGACAACGGCACATCGGGCATCGGTGCCAAGCTCGTGGCATGGGACACCAAAGCCGAAAAATTGATCCGAACCTGGCCGCTCGACGCAGCTGCAGTGGACAACAGTTTCATGCAGGACTTAGCCATCGATCCGCAACAACGCAAGGTCTACATCGCTGACATGGCCGGCGCTACACCGGACCATCCCTCGCGACCTGCTTTCGTGGTGCTCGATCTCGCGACAGGCAATGTCTCGCGTCGTCTCGAAGCCCACCCGTTACTCCAGGGCGAAGCTGAAACATCATTCGTCGCCGGCGGATCGCAAATCCTCAACCCGTCCGCCACACCTTCGGGCGAGCCTGTCGACCGTGTTCCTGGACTCAACCCGATCACCATCGACCCCGCCGGGCAATGGGTTTACTTCGGTGCCATGCGAGGCACCAGCGTGTTCCGCATCGCCACGGCTGACTTAGGTGACGCGACTCTCACGGATGAGCAACTCGCCGAACGCATCCAGCGTCACGGCCCCAAGCCCGTGAGTGACGGGATCGGTATCGACACTGCGGGCAATGTCTACATCACGGACCTGCCCGGCAGCGCGATTGGGGTCCTCAAGCCCGATGGCACCTACGAACAACTCATCGTCGACCCGAACATGCTGCCATGGCCCGACGGTATGAGCTATGGCCCGGATGGCTTTTTCTATGTCACGGTGAACCAACTTCATCGCCACCCTTGGCTTAATGCCGGCGCCGATCACAGCATGCCGCCTTACCGCATCGTTCGGTTCCGGCCGCTCGCACCCAGCGCGTTGGGTCGATAATCACGGGATAGCGACGTGCCGAAAGCAGGCCCTACTTCTCGAAGTCCATCGTCGGCAGGTTCCATGCCTGACGGAGCGTGTCGACGAGGACTTCGTCGCCGCCGCGGCGCTGAGTGAGGTCGAGGAAGCCAGCGGCCAGGCGGGACTCGCCCTGGTTGTGATGGATGATCGCCATCAACAACGCCGGGGCCGCCGCGCGTTCGTCTTCGTTGATGATGCTCCTGAGATCATCCATGACCGCGTCGAGGCGCTGCTCGCCGACGAGGGCCGGCATGTCGTACTGGGCCATGAGCAGCGCGGGCTCGCGAAGGAAGACGGCGCGATAGGTGTTCGCCGACCGGCCGTAGTACCCCCCGGCCATCTCCGCGGTCGCGCGGCCGAAGGTCGCCAGCGCGTTCTGCGGATCAACCCGTTCGATGGCGCGATAGTTCTCAGCAGCGTCGGCGAACCGGCCGTCCTTCATCGCCGTCTCGGCCGTCGCGAACAGCGGGGCGATCGGCGTGCCCTGCACACCCGCACCCAGGTCCCGCACGCGGACCGGTCGGTTCAGGAGGTTGTCAGGAACTACCGGGGCATTCTCCGGATTGACCGGTTCGAGGTTTCCGCCCGGCATCACCGGGGCTGCCGGCGTTTCGTCCTCGGCTTCGTCGGTCCCGTCGGCCGGCGCGGCGTTGGTCGCGCGGCGTTCTGCGTTGAACGCCTCGAGCCGGGCGCTCATCTGGGCAAACTGTGAATCGGACGCAAACGGGGAGACGTTGTTGCCCAAGGCACGGTTGCTGCCCAGCGGCTGGTTGGACTCGAACGCCCCGCCGTCGAGCGGCTGGTTGGATTCGAGGGGCGCGTTGGAATCGAGCGGGCCGTTGTCGCCTTGGCCAAACGGCGTGTCCTGCGCGTCGCCTTCGGCGTCTTCGCCCTCACCGGCACCGCGGGGATTGAGTTCGTCGGCGATGCCTTGGATCGTCGCTTCGTCCAGTCCGCCAAACGATCGGTCACGCAGGAACGTGAAGTCCGAGAGCAGTTCGTTTTCCTGCGCGGTGCCGAGCGGTGCCGAGCCGTCGGGAGTGAGCCCTCCCTCAAGACCGTCTTCTCCGAAGCGGCTGTCGAGCGCGTCCTCCTCGGCAAACTGACGCAGGACCGCCGGATCGACGCCCATTACTTCGGGCAGTTCATCGATAGTTAGCCGACGATCGAGCGTATCGATCACGCCCAGCCGGCGGTCTCCACGCTCACGAACGGCCCCGATGGTCTGCGGAACGAAACCGGCCACGCCGGGCTGACGGACGAACTCCGGCGGCGCGTTGACAGCCTCGACTTCGCCGAAGAACCGCCTCACATCGTTCGAGTTGTTGGTCACGATGCCGCCGGTCGTCACGCCGGTGCTGTCACGGGTGAAGTCGGACACCAAGGCAGTGGTCGAAGCGCGGAAACCGCGCTCATCGCTGAACGCGACAAACCCTTGAAACAGCCGACCACCGGTGACATTGCCGACAACCAGATCGTTGGCCAAGCGGTTGTCGAACGGATTGGTGAGCCGGCCGTTGAAACCGCCATCACCGACGCGGGGGTTGGCATCGGTGATGCGACTGTTGTCCACGCGGAGCTGGGCGTCGGCCGCCGGGGCCAACACCCCGACCACCGAAAACGCGGCCACGGCAATGGCGGCAAAACGAATGCGGTTGCGGGCTGGACGTACGGCGGGGGTCGTTGGGCTGTTCATCGTCTTACGGTTCGGGTGGCAGTCGTTCGCCAGAGGGCGTTACTCATACTTTATCGCACGATCGGCTTCGACGGAAAAGGGAAGTTCCGCGGCACCTTTTCGTCCGTCGAAACGACGGTCGTCGGGGGCTGTTCTTAAAGGACACGGCGCAGGACTGAAAGTTGCGTCGAAACCGGCAAATTTCGACCCCGGATGCGACCGTTCGCGCCTTGCCTGAGACGTCTTTGCACCGCCTGCCGGGTGACGCCTTGTGGACAACCCGACGGCGGCGGAAATCGGTGTTCGAGCAACCGTCTGTTAGCCGTAACGTAACCTTCCCGACATCTTGCGCTTGCGCGCCGCACCCCCACATGTAGTGCCAAGATTTAGGTGAAATGGGTTGAAGTGGCACCACATGTGGTGTTACCCTCAAGAACGCGACGCAACCAGGCCGATACGCGAGTCAGACCTCGCCACCGTCGGCGACAACCGAACGCCCGGACAAGGAAGATTGCCCTTGCGTTTCGGTTTTGTTCGGATGATGATCGGGGCTTTGCCCGGGTCATTCGCTGGTTGATCGTCGGTCGGCTTCGAGACACGGTCCCGCAGCCGGCGACACGCCGAAACCCCGCCATGAGGGCTGGGGCTCACGTCAGCGGATGACAAACAACCTCTCGTCTCGTTCAACGGTGAAACACGCCGTCGGCAACGTAAGTGCGCCTTCTTCCCCCGCCCCCCTTCCTTCCGCCCGACCCACCATGGCCATTCTTTGTGATACCCAGATTCGTGAACTGATCGGCATTGAGCCGTTCGCCGACGCCGAGAAACGTCCCGGCTCCGTCAGCTACGGCGTCAGCTCCTACGGCTACGACGTCCGCGTCGGCTCGCTTTTCAAGGTCTTCACCAACGTCGCC from Planctomycetota bacterium includes the following:
- a CDS encoding L-dopachrome tautomerase-related protein encodes the protein MTTTHIPITATITGLTSLKLARVGAVSYILWAVLHLVAAFAILPSALAPLQGMEPSVAHGRIFQSSAAMVVVSVASILIALTMNWRNSRLGYWLQVILVGGLDVAFIVFVLFPGYEPLSQGFLGPLLWLIALGTSTAARFTDHARPTTAALGALALIPATVGATVSASTTRTAELEVVHEMADRPGNVAVSPDGRLFASIHPLEGRRVNLVELLPNGGQRAYPSAAWASPPNERKAEGLTTVIGVEVDADGVLWVLDNGTSGIGAKLVAWDTKAEKLIRTWPLDAAAVDNSFMQDLAIDPQQRKVYIADMAGATPDHPSRPAFVVLDLATGNVSRRLEAHPLLQGEAETSFVAGGSQILNPSATPSGEPVDRVPGLNPITIDPAGQWVYFGAMRGTSVFRIATADLGDATLTDEQLAERIQRHGPKPVSDGIGIDTAGNVYITDLPGSAIGVLKPDGTYEQLIVDPNMLPWPDGMSYGPDGFFYVTVNQLHRHPWLNAGADHSMPPYRIVRFRPLAPSALGR